In Phenylobacterium zucineum HLK1, one DNA window encodes the following:
- a CDS encoding GNAT family N-acetyltransferase, giving the protein MAYDRPASAVQVVPVASAAELERFIRVPMRLGAGDPNYIAPLLAERREALSAKGNPFFAHADVQFWLAVKDGRDVGRISAQIDHLNPQTREGYGNFGLIAAEDDAEVFAALFAAAEAWLRERGCRAALGPINLSTNEEVGLLVEGHDTPPMFMMGHDAPWTGSRIEGQGYAKARDLYAYACDVSHDLPPSILRRVRKAPPEGVVLRKLDMKRFGEEVRTLTEILNDAWSGNWGFTPTTEAETKQLANALKLVLDPDLTWFAEIDGEAAGFMVLLPNVNEAIADLRGRLAPFGWAKLLWRLKVRRVKTGRVPLMGVKRRFAGAHRGQLLPFQLIDAVVQEARRKGYQRYELSWVLEDNLPMRRICEAGGARIYKTYRLYEKALDDKGLA; this is encoded by the coding sequence ATGGCCTACGACCGCCCCGCTTCCGCCGTGCAGGTCGTCCCCGTGGCCTCGGCCGCCGAGCTGGAGCGGTTCATCCGCGTGCCGATGCGGCTGGGCGCCGGCGACCCCAACTACATCGCCCCCCTGCTGGCCGAGCGGCGCGAGGCGCTGAGCGCCAAGGGCAACCCGTTCTTCGCCCACGCCGACGTGCAGTTCTGGCTGGCGGTGAAGGACGGCCGCGACGTGGGCCGGATCAGCGCCCAGATCGACCACCTGAACCCGCAGACCCGCGAGGGCTACGGCAACTTCGGCCTGATCGCCGCCGAGGACGACGCCGAGGTGTTCGCCGCCCTGTTCGCCGCCGCCGAGGCGTGGCTGCGCGAGCGCGGCTGCCGCGCCGCCCTTGGCCCCATCAACCTGTCCACCAACGAGGAGGTGGGCCTGCTGGTCGAGGGCCACGACACACCGCCGATGTTCATGATGGGCCACGACGCCCCCTGGACCGGGAGCCGCATCGAAGGCCAGGGCTACGCCAAGGCCAGGGACCTCTACGCCTACGCCTGCGACGTCTCGCACGACCTGCCGCCGTCGATCCTGCGCCGGGTGCGCAAGGCGCCGCCCGAGGGCGTGGTGCTGCGCAAGCTGGACATGAAGCGGTTCGGCGAGGAGGTCCGCACCCTCACCGAAATCCTCAACGACGCCTGGTCGGGCAACTGGGGCTTCACGCCCACCACCGAGGCCGAGACCAAGCAGCTCGCCAACGCCCTGAAGTTGGTGCTGGACCCGGACCTGACCTGGTTCGCCGAGATCGACGGCGAGGCCGCGGGGTTCATGGTGCTGCTGCCGAACGTCAACGAGGCGATCGCCGACCTTCGGGGCCGGCTGGCGCCGTTCGGCTGGGCCAAGCTGCTGTGGCGGCTGAAGGTGCGGCGGGTGAAGACGGGCCGCGTGCCGCTGATGGGCGTGAAGCGCCGGTTCGCCGGCGCCCACCGCGGCCAGCTCCTGCCCTTCCAGCTGATCGACGCCGTGGTGCAGGAGGCCCGGCGCAAGGGCTACCAGCGCTACGAGCTGTCGTGGGTGCTGGAGGACAACCTGCCGATGCGGCGGATCTGCGAGGCGGGCGGCGCGCGGATCTACAAGACCTACCGGCTCTACGAGAAGGCCCTCGACGACAAGGGTCTGGCGTGA
- a CDS encoding SWIB/MDM2 domain-containing protein has protein sequence MATGKNTNALQKPLTPSSELAAVVGSGQLSRGETVSKIWDYIKKNNLQNPQNKREIIADAKLKPIFDGKDKVSMFEMNKHLAKHLK, from the coding sequence ATGGCCACTGGAAAGAACACGAACGCCCTGCAGAAGCCTCTGACGCCCTCGTCGGAACTGGCGGCTGTGGTCGGGTCGGGGCAACTGTCCCGCGGCGAGACCGTCTCGAAGATCTGGGACTACATCAAGAAGAACAACCTTCAGAACCCGCAGAACAAGCGCGAGATCATCGCGGACGCCAAGCTGAAGCCGATCTTCGACGGCAAGGACAAGGTGTCGATGTTCGAGATGAACAAGCACCTGGCGAAGCACCTGAAGTAG
- a CDS encoding acyl-CoA synthetase, producing the protein MAGWTLVAVWEAIAAAQPERPALIQGERTVSWGAFDARADALAAHLIGKGLGRQAKVAAYLFNGPEYLETYFAAFKGGFAPVNTNYRYGPEELLYLFDNADAEAIVFHAGFAGTLEAIRDRLPRVKAWVAVAEPGHAVPAWAEDYEAIAGRTPAERPAQAPWGRSGDDLLLLYTGGTTGMPKGVMWRQDDLFNVIGAGGHAAMGVEPVTSLEEVAARLESPGHVRPTALIACPLMHGTGQFSAFITLNLGGTVATLPSRKFDAAELWNEAERLKADSIAIVGLAFSTPMLEALEAHPGRWDLSSVKLMSSSGSMWSQENKRGLLRHATNAVIYDSLGSSEAVGLGASASAPGQEAATAAFMLGPNCAVFTEDGRRVEPGSGERGMVAVSGFLPTGYYKDPEKSAKTFRTFEGQRWSVPGDWAEVNPDGTLKLLGRGSVCINTGGEKVFPEEVEEALKTHPAVRDAVVVGVPDPRFGERICAVVEPEANTEPTLADLSQHVHGRLAGYKAPRELVLVESIGRAPNGKVDYKAVKERALAELGTPA; encoded by the coding sequence ATGGCGGGATGGACCCTGGTCGCGGTGTGGGAGGCGATCGCCGCGGCCCAGCCGGAGCGGCCGGCCCTGATCCAGGGCGAGCGGACCGTGAGCTGGGGCGCCTTCGACGCCCGGGCCGACGCCCTGGCGGCGCACCTGATCGGCAAGGGGCTGGGCCGGCAGGCCAAGGTGGCCGCCTACCTGTTCAACGGACCCGAGTACCTCGAGACCTATTTCGCCGCGTTCAAGGGCGGCTTCGCCCCGGTGAACACCAACTACCGGTACGGGCCCGAGGAGCTGCTGTACCTGTTCGACAACGCCGACGCCGAGGCGATCGTGTTCCACGCGGGCTTCGCCGGGACCCTGGAGGCGATCCGCGACCGCCTGCCGAGGGTGAAGGCCTGGGTCGCCGTGGCCGAGCCGGGCCACGCCGTCCCGGCCTGGGCCGAGGACTACGAGGCCATCGCGGGGCGCACGCCGGCGGAACGGCCCGCGCAGGCGCCCTGGGGACGCTCGGGCGACGACCTCCTGCTGCTCTACACCGGCGGCACCACCGGCATGCCCAAGGGCGTGATGTGGCGCCAGGACGACCTGTTCAACGTGATCGGGGCCGGCGGCCACGCGGCCATGGGCGTGGAGCCTGTGACCTCGCTGGAGGAAGTGGCGGCCCGCCTGGAGAGCCCCGGACACGTCCGCCCCACCGCCCTGATCGCCTGCCCGCTGATGCACGGCACCGGCCAGTTCTCGGCCTTCATCACCCTGAACCTGGGCGGGACGGTCGCCACCCTGCCCTCGCGCAAGTTCGACGCCGCCGAGCTGTGGAACGAGGCCGAGCGCCTGAAGGCCGACAGCATCGCCATCGTCGGCCTGGCGTTCTCCACCCCCATGCTGGAGGCCCTGGAGGCCCACCCCGGCCGCTGGGATCTGTCGTCGGTGAAGCTGATGAGCTCGTCCGGCTCGATGTGGAGCCAGGAGAACAAGCGCGGGCTGCTGCGCCACGCCACCAATGCGGTGATCTACGACAGCCTGGGCTCTTCCGAAGCCGTGGGCCTGGGCGCCTCGGCCTCGGCGCCTGGCCAGGAGGCGGCCACGGCGGCCTTCATGCTGGGCCCCAACTGCGCGGTGTTCACCGAGGACGGGCGGCGGGTCGAGCCGGGCTCGGGCGAGCGCGGCATGGTGGCGGTCTCGGGCTTCCTGCCGACGGGCTACTACAAGGACCCGGAGAAGAGCGCCAAGACGTTCCGGACCTTCGAGGGCCAGCGCTGGTCGGTGCCCGGCGACTGGGCCGAGGTGAACCCCGACGGCACGCTGAAGCTGCTGGGCCGCGGCTCGGTCTGCATCAACACCGGCGGCGAAAAGGTCTTCCCCGAGGAGGTGGAGGAGGCCCTGAAGACCCATCCGGCGGTGCGCGACGCCGTGGTGGTGGGCGTGCCCGATCCGCGCTTCGGCGAGCGGATCTGCGCCGTCGTCGAGCCCGAGGCGAACACCGAGCCCACGCTCGCGGACCTGTCGCAGCACGTGCACGGCCGCCTGGCCGGCTACAAGGCCCCGCGCGAACTGGTGCTGGTCGAGAGCATCGGCCGGGCCCCCAACGGCAAGGTGGACTACAAGGCCGTGAAGGAGCGCGCCCTGGCCGAGCTGGGGACGCCGGCCTAG
- a CDS encoding phosphocholine cytidylyltransferase family protein yields the protein MKSPNRAIILSAGQGKRLLPLTETRPKCLVELSGRTLLAWQLMRLEAAGIDEAVIVTGFRAEAVEAEVARLGLRMPVRTAFNPFYSVADNLASCWIVRQEFDRDVLLLNGDTLPGPGIVERLIEAPPAEITVTVDRKGGYDADDMKVLTDNGRLLAIGKTIEAYDAESIGFLRFSPAGAAKFQAGVEQALRRPEGLKRWYLSVIDELAKAGVDVRVQSIEGLQWGEMDFPADVDNLTRLSAGWAAKEMVKA from the coding sequence GTGAAGTCGCCCAACAGAGCCATCATCCTGAGCGCCGGGCAGGGCAAGCGCCTGCTCCCGCTCACCGAAACCCGCCCGAAGTGCCTCGTGGAGCTGTCGGGGCGCACGCTCCTGGCCTGGCAGCTGATGCGCCTGGAGGCCGCCGGGATCGACGAGGCGGTGATCGTCACCGGCTTCCGCGCCGAGGCGGTGGAGGCCGAGGTCGCGCGCCTGGGCCTGCGCATGCCGGTGCGGACCGCGTTCAACCCCTTCTACTCGGTGGCCGACAACCTCGCCTCGTGCTGGATCGTCCGCCAGGAGTTCGACCGCGACGTCCTGCTGCTGAACGGCGACACCCTGCCGGGCCCGGGCATCGTCGAGCGCCTGATCGAGGCGCCGCCCGCCGAGATCACCGTCACCGTCGACCGCAAGGGCGGCTACGACGCCGACGACATGAAGGTGCTGACCGACAACGGCCGCCTCCTGGCCATCGGCAAGACCATCGAGGCCTACGACGCCGAGTCCATCGGCTTCCTGCGCTTCTCGCCCGCCGGCGCCGCCAAGTTCCAGGCCGGCGTGGAGCAGGCCCTGCGCCGGCCCGAGGGCCTCAAGCGCTGGTACCTCAGCGTCATCGACGAGCTGGCCAAGGCCGGCGTGGACGTCCGCGTCCAGTCGATCGAGGGGCTGCAGTGGGGCGAGATGGATTTCCCCGCCGACGTCGACAACCTGACCAGGCTCTCGGCCGGCTGGGCCGCGAAGGAGATGGTGAAGGCCTAG
- a CDS encoding nucleotidyltransferase family protein codes for MNDLSALILAGSRGGADPVADYAGVAHKALIELEGRTLLARVAEALKDAGAGRIAVSCSDPAVATAAEALGLEVLPAAEGPSLSVRAAAERLGFPLLVTTADHALLRPEWIARFRADLPADVDVAAMMARRAEVEAAAPGTQRTYLKLSDGEWSGCNLFWLQSERALGAVAFWRRLEAERKNPVAMAGLLGPGILLRYLAGRLGMTDAVRRLGELAHVRAAVVPTPYGLAAVDVDKPADLDLVRRLVGEA; via the coding sequence GTGAACGACCTTTCGGCCCTGATCCTCGCGGGCTCGCGCGGCGGCGCGGACCCGGTCGCCGACTACGCGGGCGTGGCGCACAAGGCGTTGATCGAGCTGGAGGGACGCACCCTGCTCGCGCGGGTCGCGGAGGCCCTGAAGGACGCCGGCGCAGGACGGATCGCCGTTTCCTGCAGCGACCCGGCCGTGGCGACGGCCGCCGAGGCGCTCGGCCTGGAGGTGCTGCCGGCCGCCGAGGGCCCGAGCCTCAGCGTGCGCGCCGCCGCCGAGCGGCTGGGCTTTCCCCTGCTGGTCACCACCGCCGATCACGCCCTGCTCCGCCCGGAATGGATCGCCCGCTTCCGCGCCGACTTGCCGGCGGACGTGGACGTCGCGGCGATGATGGCCCGCCGCGCCGAGGTGGAGGCGGCCGCGCCGGGCACGCAGCGCACCTACCTCAAGCTCTCGGACGGCGAGTGGTCGGGCTGCAACCTGTTCTGGCTGCAGAGCGAGCGGGCGCTGGGCGCGGTGGCGTTCTGGCGACGGCTCGAGGCCGAGCGGAAGAACCCGGTGGCCATGGCCGGTCTGCTGGGACCGGGCATCCTGCTGCGCTACCTCGCGGGACGCCTCGGGATGACCGACGCGGTCCGGCGGCTGGGCGAGCTGGCGCACGTGCGGGCCGCGGTCGTGCCGACGCCCTACGGCCTGGCGGCCGTGGACGTGGACAAGCCCGCCGACCTCGACCTGGTGCGCAGGCTGGTCGGCGAGGCCTAG
- a CDS encoding HIT family protein: MTNPTARKFGYPRTKVAETAHWLVLVRPQQPTFGSLVLVCKEDAQAFSDVSPAAFADLKVAVSGIEDLLRRAVGYEKINYLMLMMVDTDVHFHVLPRYEGSREHGGRAFPDAGWPGQPQLASHVALDDDEAAALAADFAARWQA, translated from the coding sequence GTGACGAACCCCACCGCCCGCAAGTTCGGCTATCCGCGGACGAAGGTCGCCGAGACGGCGCACTGGCTGGTGCTGGTCCGACCGCAGCAGCCGACGTTCGGCTCGCTGGTGCTGGTCTGCAAGGAGGACGCGCAGGCGTTCTCGGACGTCAGCCCCGCCGCCTTCGCCGACCTGAAGGTCGCGGTGAGCGGCATCGAGGACCTGCTGCGGCGCGCGGTCGGCTACGAGAAGATCAACTACCTGATGCTGATGATGGTCGATACGGACGTCCACTTCCACGTCCTGCCGAGGTACGAGGGATCCCGCGAGCACGGCGGGCGGGCGTTCCCGGACGCCGGCTGGCCGGGCCAGCCGCAGCTTGCATCCCACGTCGCCCTGGACGATGACGAGGCCGCGGCCCTGGCCGCCGACTTCGCCGCGCGCTGGCAGGCCTGA
- a CDS encoding LptF/LptG family permease: protein MSLGLYLFRLAFGRILAALAVLVGILQILDLLDVTTEILDRELGAQGVAYYALLRLPRLVEQAAPLAVLAGSLFAFAKLAGESAVTAMRSTGISAYRITLLALPAAALVAAAQLVIGMAVAPRTDAALTRWWQATTPREEVKPQDVITFRVGDDIVSARPSADAQRMSEVVIYRRDGAGRLVQRTAADAAVYDQGAWRLIAPRFEAISEGEVQTGAAESMTWTRSLRPADVRALQSGGSTISAAEARRALHGGVSVRPKTYYDTQLHRAWAAPAACLVMLLLAAPAALANFRGGGTTLMVQCLAAGLLFLVFDGAFTALGESGAAPAMLAAWGAPVIFGALGVTALLYLEG from the coding sequence GTGAGCCTCGGCCTCTACCTCTTCAGGCTCGCCTTCGGCCGCATCCTGGCGGCGCTGGCGGTGCTGGTCGGCATCCTGCAGATCCTCGACCTGCTGGACGTCACGACCGAGATCCTCGACCGCGAGCTGGGGGCGCAGGGCGTGGCCTACTATGCGCTGCTGCGCCTGCCGCGGCTGGTCGAGCAGGCCGCGCCGCTGGCGGTGCTGGCGGGCTCGCTGTTCGCCTTCGCCAAGCTGGCCGGCGAGAGCGCGGTGACGGCGATGCGCTCCACCGGCATCTCGGCCTACCGGATCACGCTGCTGGCGCTGCCGGCCGCGGCCCTGGTCGCCGCCGCCCAGCTCGTCATCGGCATGGCCGTCGCGCCCCGCACCGACGCGGCCCTGACCCGCTGGTGGCAGGCCACCACCCCGCGGGAAGAGGTCAAGCCGCAGGACGTGATCACCTTCCGGGTCGGCGACGACATCGTCTCGGCGCGCCCGTCGGCCGACGCCCAGCGGATGTCGGAGGTCGTCATCTACCGGCGCGACGGCGCCGGCCGGCTGGTGCAGCGCACCGCCGCCGACGCGGCCGTCTACGATCAGGGCGCGTGGCGGCTGATCGCCCCGCGGTTCGAGGCCATCAGCGAGGGCGAGGTGCAGACCGGCGCCGCCGAATCCATGACCTGGACCCGGTCGCTGCGGCCCGCCGACGTCCGCGCCCTGCAGTCCGGCGGCTCGACCATCTCGGCCGCGGAGGCCCGGCGCGCGCTGCACGGCGGCGTCTCGGTGCGGCCCAAGACCTACTACGACACCCAGCTCCACCGCGCCTGGGCCGCGCCCGCGGCGTGCCTCGTCATGCTGCTGCTGGCCGCCCCGGCCGCCCTCGCCAACTTCCGCGGCGGAGGGACCACGCTGATGGTCCAGTGCCTGGCCGCGGGGCTGCTGTTCCTGGTCTTCGACGGCGCCTTCACGGCCCTCGGCGAGAGCGGCGCGGCGCCGGCCATGCTCGCGGCCTGGGGGGCCCCCGTCATCTTCGGGGCCCTCGGCGTCACGGCCCTGCTCTACCTGGAGGGCTGA
- a CDS encoding LptF/LptG family permease, which produces MAFWPMVGATAVTLVALLLERILRLLDLLSESSERFTFVAQLAVNLVPHYVGLTLPAAFFIALIIVVNRMNQASEIDALLAAGVSLTRLAAPYLVLAGVLSFLTLIVFGALQPYSRYAYRAVLHAAQNAGWSGQVPEGTIIAPNDDLIMTTDQADAAGQRLTRVFIRRLTPEGREEVTTAGVAELRRTADGKNVTLMLKDGQQLRFNRRGEPELLSFEDFTMQLPLSGPARLLRARGGDERELNLFELAKKANDPQSVIPRETLLAELYGRLARALALPLLPLLAVPLGLSAKRSGRAPGVIVGGILLLAFHHLIQLGQSFAETGRAPAEAGVGIPFVAFAAICFTVFLTSRKRPGETPVGRVMEHLANVIVRVRKRVKLRRKALP; this is translated from the coding sequence ATGGCGTTCTGGCCCATGGTCGGGGCCACGGCGGTGACGCTGGTCGCCCTGCTGCTGGAACGGATCCTGCGCCTGCTGGACCTGCTGTCGGAAAGCAGCGAGCGGTTCACCTTCGTCGCCCAGCTGGCCGTCAACCTCGTGCCGCACTACGTGGGCCTGACCCTGCCCGCGGCGTTCTTCATCGCCCTGATCATCGTCGTGAACCGGATGAATCAGGCCTCTGAGATCGACGCCCTGCTGGCGGCCGGCGTCTCGCTGACGCGGCTGGCGGCGCCCTATCTGGTGCTGGCGGGGGTTCTCAGCTTCCTGACGCTGATCGTGTTCGGCGCGCTGCAGCCCTACAGCCGCTACGCCTACCGCGCGGTGCTGCACGCGGCCCAGAACGCCGGCTGGAGCGGCCAGGTGCCCGAGGGGACGATCATCGCCCCCAACGACGACCTGATCATGACCACCGACCAGGCCGACGCCGCGGGCCAGCGGCTGACCCGGGTGTTCATCCGCCGCCTGACGCCCGAGGGACGCGAAGAGGTCACCACGGCGGGCGTCGCCGAGCTTCGCCGGACCGCCGACGGTAAGAACGTCACCCTCATGCTGAAGGACGGCCAGCAGCTGCGCTTCAACCGGCGCGGCGAGCCCGAGCTGCTCTCGTTCGAGGACTTCACCATGCAGCTGCCGCTGAGCGGGCCCGCCCGGCTGCTGCGCGCCCGCGGCGGCGACGAGCGCGAGCTCAACCTCTTCGAGCTGGCCAAGAAGGCGAACGATCCCCAGTCGGTGATCCCGCGCGAGACCCTGCTGGCCGAGCTCTACGGGCGCCTGGCGCGGGCGCTGGCCCTGCCGCTGCTGCCGCTGCTGGCCGTGCCGCTGGGCCTGTCGGCCAAGCGCAGCGGCCGCGCGCCGGGGGTGATCGTGGGCGGGATCTTGCTGCTCGCCTTCCACCACCTCATCCAGCTGGGCCAGAGCTTCGCCGAGACGGGCCGCGCGCCGGCCGAGGCGGGCGTCGGGATCCCCTTCGTCGCCTTCGCGGCGATCTGCTTCACCGTCTTCCTCACCAGCCGCAAGCGGCCGGGCGAGACCCCCGTCGGACGGGTGATGGAGCACCTGGCGAACGTCATCGTGCGCGTGCGCAAGCGGGTGAAGCTGCGCCGGAAGGCCCTGCCGTGA